In Poecilia reticulata strain Guanapo linkage group LG11, Guppy_female_1.0+MT, whole genome shotgun sequence, the genomic stretch gcGTAGGGAATtacagacaccgtgaaagctcaaacaacatgtttcggcaaagttgtcactttcttcaNNNNNNNNNNNNNNNNNNNNNNNNNNNNNNNNNNNNNNNNNNNNNNNNNNNNNNNNNNNNNNNNNNNNNNNNNNNNNNNNNNNNNNNNNNNNNNNNNNNNNNNNNNNNNNNNNNNNNNNNNNNNNNNNNNNNNNNNNNNNNNNNNNNNNNNNNNNNNNNNNNNNNNNNNNNNNNNNNNNNNNNNNNNNNNNNNNNNNNNNNNNNNNNNNNNNNNNNNNNNNNNNNNNNNNNNNNNNNNNNNNNNNNNNNNNNNNNNNNNNNNNNNNNNNNNNNNNNNNNNNNNNNNNNNNNNNNNNNNNNNNNNNNNNNNNNNNNNNNNNNNNNNNNNNNNNNNNNNNNNNNNNNNNNNNNNNNNNNNNNNNNNNNNNNNNNNNNNNNNNNNNNNNNNNNNNNNNNNNNNNNNNNNNNNNNNNNNNNNNNNNNNNNNNNNNNNNNNNNNNNNNNNNNNNNNNNNNNNNNNNNNNNNNNNNNNNNNNNNNNNNNNNNNNNNNNNNNNNNNNNNNNNNNNNNNNNNNNNNNNNNNNNNNNNNNNNNNNNNNNNNNNNNNNNNNNNNNNNNNNNNNNNNNNNNNNNNNNNNNNNNNNNNNNNNNNNNNNNNNNNNNNNNNNNNNNNNNNNNNNNNNNNNNNNNNNNNNNNNNNNNNNNNNNNNNNNNNNNNNNNNNNNNNNNNNNNNNNNNNNNNNNNNNNNNNNNNNNNNNNNNNNNNNNNNNNNNNNNNNNNNNATCatcactattatttattattattattgctagtattattgttgtttttattgttattgttgttattattattattagtttcccgctaaaacgtgaagaaagtgacaacttttccgaaacatgttgtttgagctttcaccgtgtccgtagttccctatgcgcgtgctttctcagtgctcagcaCGAGCACACGCGTATTTTGCTgcgtgggcggggcggagcggcaagaagacgcagggggaaccgtatctgatggggaaacgcggattgacgttaACACCGGCAACGCCAgcagagcaacactgcagacCAACCACGATTCcagccacggatagcaaaactgGCACTTACGATCTCAGACGAGCCGATCAAACACATAAGCCAACATGTAGCCAACGAttgtagcaacagtgggagaaacaaagacacacacaccttgCAGCGGCGCGCAACAACTATAAAGGTAtctgccccgcccaccaatcaacgcTGCGCTTCTAGCTGTTGGTTCCACAATTAAATCAGATACCAgacaagtgaatcacagcaacgtatCGTATTGTAACGTATTTATCAAACAGTAAGCCATTACAAATCTTGCAAAGATATCAAGTGCTTAATGTCCTTCAAGTATCCAAAACGTCACGcgagacaaaaacatttaggatATTGAGTCGCTACTTTAAttcatcacaaaaacaaaagaactcaaaagaaggaaaaaaaagctggtgTATGACTGACAGCCAAGAAGCTAACataagagaagaagaaaagaagagctgccatGCTATCGatagttgcagccaagcatgccTTAaagttacacaatacagtttcagcaaattgctcaaagtctaagcattgttgtgcatttaaggtgttaTGCTTACCTTCGAGCAGAAATAAAATTGGATTGATTAACTCtgaatttcctttttgtttctacATTACTTTGCTCATGATACCACTGGATTTCATCACATTATCTTCATCCACATTTGCAttgcccaggtgaaaaaaaagtatactttagtatatttcaaacatactcaaatttgtgaaagtacactttaagtatactaagtattaagtgtactacctataagtatatctgaagtatactaaaggcatacttgtaccaattttgaaattagaactttaaacccacttaaacataattgtaccaaaatacacttttaatatattaaataaaggtatactttaagtgaacaaaatatatatttgcccaagtcTAAATATACACCTTCTccagtacatttaaaatatattttgtgtatatttaaaaatatatgctcaaaatagaatttttttgaaaattcacttaacactactttaaattattaatttcagtatgttttaaattacatctcagtgtaaattttaggctaataaagtataccttttgaaaattttctttatttaaccaggtgaaccccgttgagatccagatttcattttcaagagggacctgggcagaagtctgcatcaTGCAGCAActtgattacaaaataaaactaattagtacatatgcagaagtatgtcttttaggcacaattaaagtgtgtttaatgtaatataTAGGCATACTTTTTTAACTATGCCTACATATAAATttttaaggcacttaaaaattaatatgaatttttaagtgccttaataatcttttactatttattaaaattgcatacaataaaaaaatgataatcatgatgtaatttttaagaaagtacccaattcattttcagatgtgtgatgtaaaatcTTATAATCAatggcattagctccagttcatactccagaccagtggagtatgaactggtattgcacactttcatttatttaaaaaacaccacagagaagaaaaaacttgaatgcagggaagataacagacgcggttcaaattcgccatttttactcgcataatattgccttcaaagtagagagggccttgacaatagttactaattttggtacattcaagctggtgacgtcccagtccgagttagacgacagcacaacgggacaacaactgATGGAAACTGACAAAAGGAGCCCAGAGggatgaaggctgctaagtgttgccacacagcaaatccagcagGCCCAAATTAACTccgtcagatttgatttcaacacttttaaagtgtctatagttagtaccttaactcttataaagtgtcaaatatcaaatctgctggagttaataatttaacacttactaacTCAGTGTTtgatcttaatattaactctcacagaatattttttaaataggtattttattgttttgaactttggaaaataaacatttaataaagaggcaatgattttctcaaatgcatttatttcaaaacgtgcaccataattacaaaacatattacaaggtggaataatgtgcatgtttcacatgtcgctttcattcacatattgcttattAAAAGGTCTGACATCAGTTGTGCAATACAAATTTGCCTTCAAATTcgcttaatacatttttcttcaataccatatgcatgaaattgttcaaagtacaaggtggaaaaagtaaagcaagcaGTTCACGTAATAtgatagagtacattttcttttaacaggtaaATTACTGGATATTACAgtacataacagaccaacctgataatcagatccatcatttcttacccagtttatgtttctgttgataagagacAGTTCAATCTGGAAAAACTCAGACGTAGAAAAGACGATTAAAGAGTTTGAAGAATGAATAATAGTTCTTTAGCGCTCGGGCCCCGGCAGAAGATTTGAGCTGTGATGTGCTGTGAACTCGGGTGAACATCCACGATGCtgatggaccttaccacagggttcgcctttcattggctaatgcccattttacgtcacagtgcagctatcacgtgggtcaccggctcacaaactcatgctaatgttcattgtggactaccagaccgacagagtttttgcgtcaggactcgaaagaaaatggttttccgtcagtggggtatctgtacaggcgatgtcaggtatcctgatcgtgtttgtggaactaaaattcacagatttccaaaatctgaaacgaaATGTCTTACTTGGATTAACACTTGTGCatgaccgcatttgcagctcgaCTGTCATAgtatcaataagaacaaagtctctgctggcgtaagtattattgctttgctttctttgtgtttagtgaatgaaaaaaataaagtaaataataaacacatccattatgaaaaccttttagccaagtacagcatacagtaccgatacaacttctacaccctgaagcctgtctgttacacagccttacgttagctgaacagatcaatatgcaatgtgtaccgtatctgacatacattaaagattttatttcacctgaaaaggctttttactaaactgtaatYgtgttagccatgctagcaCCGAGTACTGTGTATCAGGcgtaggcacattcgaaccctcaaaaccatgaatgtccgactcacccagccttgcaagaacaataggcatcagtgatcttgtccacagctatatttatgctgagggtctgaggatctgcggTTTTCCTCGttgactggtagcatttagctgcaactcgcacaatattaaaggcatcgcgtggctaaaacatcttgatgtcgtccaaaaaagatgacatgaacttgttggttcccttgtccattgtcgtggctgatattttataaaaatccagcagaaatgctaaactaattgactcagaaatactctgcagagtcagtcgaaacgaaaaatcccatagaaccTAAGCTCTGCaaggaggttaatgtgagacatgaagtcacgtgggactttcaaggggcgtttctgggtggagcttggtaaggtccattaggGATGCTCTCTCCCCAAAAGGGGGCCGGGACTGAGGCACTAAAATGAGAGAAAGGAATAGTGGGACCATAAACCTGTGAGTTGACTTGAGGGACAGGAGAAGGAGAACgctgagaggaaagaaaaggcaTAGGATATAAGTGGTCAGCCGGTAGGGATGCGGTTCACAAGAAAAGGAGGAATCGATCTGAGGTAACAGATGACACATGGAAACTTAGCTGGTGGAAGAGGCCAGTAGTTATATATCATAACGACATGATGCCAGGCTAGTGAATAGGGGCCAGCTGAGGGATAAGCAGCTAGAATGAAACCAGACAGGAGGATGCAGGACAGCTTAGTGGTTATTGTGATAGCTCGGAGCCAGGATGGTGAATGAGATCAGATTAGGGGCTACTGGGATGGCGCGAAGCCGGGCAGGTGGAGAGGACGAGCTCAAGGGATACAGAATAACCTGAAGAAAGACTGAAGGGCAGGTGCAGGTTGGAGAGGAGCCTCGCTGGATAGACAGAGGGAACagctgggacatgggccagctgaGGGACTACTGGGGCGGCGCGGAGCCAGGGTGGAAGGTACGGGTCAGCTTTGGGGATACAGAATAGCCTAGAGAAAGGTTGAAGGATAGGTGTAGGCTGGAGACAAGCCTCACTGGATATACAGAGAGAACagctgggacatgggccagctgaGGGGATACTGGGATGGCGCAGAGCCAGACTGGAGGGTATGGGTCAGCTGTGGGGATACAGAATAGCCTGGAGAAAGGCTGAAGGATAGGTGCAGACTGGAGAGAAGCCTCGCTGGATAGACAGAACAGatgggacatgggccagctgaAGGGCTACTGGGACGGCGCGGAGCCAGGCTGGAGGATGAAGGCCAGCCGAGGGGTTACGGGGATGGCGCAGAGCCGGGCTGGAGGATGAAGGCCAGCCGAGGGGTTGCAGGGATGGCGGGGAGCCAGGCTGGAGGATGAAGGCCAGCCGAGAGGTTGCAGGGATGGCGGGGAGCCTGGCTGGAGGATGAAGGCCAGCCGAGGGGTTACGGGGATGGCGCGGAGCCGGGCTGGAGGATGAAGGCCAGCGAGGGGTTACGGGGATTGGCGCGAACCGGGCTGGAGGATGAAGGCCAGCCGAGGGGTTACNNNNNNNNNNNNNNNNNNNNNNNNNNNNNNNNNNNNNNNNNNNNNNNNNNNNNNNNNNNNNNNNNNNNNNNNNNNNNNNNNNNNNNNNNNNNNNNNNNNNNNNNNNNNNNNNNNNNNNNNNNNNNNNNNNNNNNNNNNNNNNNNNNNNNNNNNNNNNNNNNNNNNNNNNNNNNNNNNNNNNNNNNNNNNNNNNNNNNNNNNNNNNNNNNNNNNNNNNNNNNNNNNNNNNNNNNNNNNNNNNNNNNNNNNNNNNNNNNNNNNNNNNNNNNNNNNNNNNNNNNNNNNNNNNNNNNNNNNNNNNNNNNNNNNNNNNNNNNNNNNNNNNNNNNNNNNNNNNNNNNNNNNNNNNNNNNNNNNNNNNNNNNNNNNNNNNNNNNNNNNNNNNNNNNNNNNNNNNNNNNNNNNNNNNNNNNNNNNNNNNNNNNNNNNNNNNNNNNNNNNNNNNNNNNNNNNNNNNNNNNNNNNNNNNNNNNNNNNNNNNNNNNNNNNNNNNNNNNNNNNNNNNNNNNNNNNNNNNNNNNNNNNNNNNNNNNNNNNNNNNNNNNNNNNNNNNNNNNNNNNNNNNNNNNNNNNNNNNNNNNNNNNNNNNNNNNNNNNNNNNNNNNGGATGAAGGCCAGCCGAGGGGTTACAGGGATGGCGCGTAGCCGGGCTGGAGGATGAAGGCCAGCGAGGGGTTACAGGGATGACGTTGAGCCAGGCTGGAGGATGAAGGCCAGCCGAGGGGTTACAGGGATGGCGCGTAGCCGGGCTGGAGGATGAAGGCCAGCGAGGGGTTACAGGGATGGCGCGGAACCGGGCTGGAGGATGAAGGCCAGCCGAGAGGTTACAGGGATGGCGCGGAACCGGGCTGGAGGATGAAGGCCAGTCGAGGGGTTACAGGGATGGTGCGGAACCGGGCTGAAGGATGAAGGCCAGCCGAGGGGTTACAGGGATAGCGGGGAGCCGGGCTGAAGGATGAAGGCCAGCGAGGGGTTACAGGGATGGCACGGAACCGGGCTGGAGGATGAATGCCAGTCGAGGGGTTACAGGGATAGCGCGGAGCCGGGCTGAAGGATGAAGGCCAATTAAGGGGATATTGAGATAACTTCAAGGAAGCTAATATACTAAGGTTGGCAACGGGGCTGCTTGATTGTGGGGCAGAGAGGAGCTTAAAGTAGACTCACAGGGAAGTGGTCTGAGAAACGGAGAGAGGCGGGACTCTTGAAATGAAACCTGTAATAGGAGGTTGCATGCAGCTAGTAAAAGTCTCACGTGTTTAAGAAACCATGCAGATGACATGATCGAGCCTTCTGGGGTTAAGAAAAGAGGTTCAGGGGGGACGCTCAGTTTATGTCTTAAAAGCACAAATTTAAACATGGCCCGAAAGGGGCAGAACGGACCATTAGTGCGAGCCGCAATGATGGACAGGCTCTTTTAGCTTTAGAGTGCTTAAGGGATAAACTGTAGAAGTCTGGGTGGAAACTGAGGTCGGAAACGGCTAGGTCTCTAGAAGAAATGAAAGTGTTGTTTGGGGATGTGAATTCTCCCAAATGAAGGAGACCATAGAAGGCTAATAGGAAAGAGCTCATAAGGAGGCTCTGAAGATAAGGAGAATAGGAACTGCATTTAAGATTACTGAGCAAATTATTGAGGATAGGAAGTGTGATTGGTTTCCTGCTATCTGGTAGTGACAGGTGAATATGGGAAATACCCTTCAGGAGAAGCTTTATCACATGGTTAGAAAAAAGGTTACTTGAGGAGAAAGGCTGGTGAAGCTGAGAGAAAAAGTTAATTCCGGCGAGAAGACTGCGAATATAAGAGGGCGAGATTAAGCTGATCAAAACAATAGGTAATGAAAACTACGGCCGTGTTAATTTGGATAGGATAAAGTGGGGTCTTGTGGAGGGAACAGAATTTAGCATACTTGTGCAAGGTGATGGTGTAGGATTTAAACGTAGAAGGTGCAAGGCCGTTCTTAACGTAAAATTTTGCAGACTGGAGCAAAGGCCGGAGAGAAGGGGAGATTAATTCAGGATGAGATCCTTGAAAGAGGTAACTGGCATCAGGAGAGGATCTGCTGAAGGGCAGAGACGGCGGAAGATCTGAAATTGAAGGAGAGACAGAGCATCGGCAATGGCGTTAGAATGACCCGGGACGAGGCGCGCAGAGAGGATGAAATTATTAACCACAGATTGCCAGGTAATACGCCGTAGAAAACGCATGATAGATTTGGAAGAGGAAGCGGCCTTTGTTAATAGCTTTGATGACTGCTGCATTATCACAGAAAGCTACAATGTGCTTACTTTTCCACTGCCTTCCCCAAAGGCAGCAGGCTGCAGGAACAATTTCATCAAAGGCAGAAGACTCCGACTTTGGAATCGAATGGGGCCATTTCTCTGTGAACCAGCTGCCCTGAAAAAAGCCCCCAAAACCTGCGGATGGGGCAGCGTCCGTGAAAAACTGCATGGAATCTGCCGAGAGAATGGCgtcatcataaaaaaaagagatgccgTTCCAGAGATAGGAGCGGCAGCCGGCGTCTAAAACAACCTGATCGAATAAGGAAGGAACTGAATTCGCTAGATCGAGCAGCTGAGAAATGAAAGGGCGCCCCTGACGGATTATGCGCATGGCGAAGTTGAGATGCCCAAGCAGAGATAGAAGCTGACGCTTGGAAAGGGTCGCGGCAGACAGGTAAGCTTGAGAAATCTCACGAATCTGAGATAGTTTATCGGCCGTCAGAGTAGTTACCATTTCTTTGGAATCTAGTATGATGCCCAGAAATTCCAAAATTTTTGTTGGACCGACAGTTTTTTCTTTGGAGTGAGGAACGTCGACATGATTGAAAAGATCTTTCAGTTTGGATAGTGAGCGGGAAGAGTGAGAGGGTGGATCGATAAGCAGAAAGTCGTCAAGAAGATGGAACACGCAGGGAAGTTTGATGACGTTCAGAAGGATCCAGCATTGTGCTTCGGATAATGAATTTAAGAGACCAGGGCTGCTTCTGCATCCAAAAGTAAAACGCACAAAAAAATAGAACTTAGTGTCCCATTTAGGGCCCAGCAGATGACATTGGGAGGGATGTACCGGCATGATCTTAAAAGCGTCAGTGATGTCGGCTTTAGCCAGCCACGCACCCGGACCAGCTGATTTTATCAGCGCGACAGCGTGATCTATAGTGGCATAATGAAGAGAAAAGGGTTGCTTTGGAATAATGCTGAGGTGGGAACTGGAATGAGGCGCAGATAAGTCTGGAATCAGGCGTTTCTTCCCTGAATATTTGCAAACTGTGACTCCGAGTGGGTTAATGCAAAAGTGGGAAAAGGGGGGAGAAGCGCAGGGGCCGATGACTTAACCCTTAGACACTTCTTTCTGCAATAATTGAGAGACAGCGTTCGGATCGCTTAATGCTGACTGAAGATTAGGGAGGACCAGAGCAGGGAGCTGGGGTAAGCCTATAAAAAATCCAGAGTGAGACCAATGATAAGAAAATCAACGAACGAACAATCAGGGTGATGGATCAATAGAGAAGCTAATACGGGAACATGGATGGGGGTGGTGAGAAAGCGAGAAACTAATTCCTGGAGCCTCGATGGCTCCTGCCGGGAAAGGTGCGGCGGGGGCAAACCGACTTGGGATGGGCGTCTCTGCAAAAGCTCCATACATGGAGGAAAGCACAATTAGGAAATGAGTAAAAGCTCTCAATAAAATTATTGGAAATGGGCATGTTATGATGAACCTGCACTTGTCTGCCATAACGATCAATCGGGTTTGATTTAAGGAGCGGCTACGGAGGAGCTGCGGCGGACAGACCAGACTTGAAAGGGAGAGAGGGGCAGAAGGCGCTTTGATGGTCTGCGATGCCACATAGGTGGCAGGAAACCGCTTGAGTAAGCATGATAAGAATCTCTTGCAACGCTTTTCGGAAGACTTGCAGGTTCTCTTCCTGCTGACTGGAGGAGGGGGATGAGGAGTAGACGGTGGCAAAGGAGACGGAGAGGAGTCGTTGAGTGGGAGGAGAGCCGCTAGTGAAGCCACTTGTGGAGTTCAAAGGCCAGGGGTAAGGGAGATTCTATTCGATTTAGGGAAGGAAGCAGGAGACAGGAGACCTGGGCGCATAGCCAAACGAGTGCTACGCCTAACAGGAGAGGAGGAAAGGGTACCCAGATCCCCGCGAGGGCGACCGGAGAACCGAGAGGAACATCGGACTCGAAGTCAGGCATTGAAATGCGTACCAGTTGAGCACAGCTGGAGAGCGGCTGACGGCGTGGGTGTAGATCCTTATAAGCTGAGCTTGATTGGTGATTGAACACGCTGGGTCGAGGTGCAGCGCTGAGGTTGGAGGCGGAGAGCATTGGGTGGAGCAGGTGAGGCAGACGTTTTCCAGCCTGAATTTGCAGCTAGGCTTCATttcctctctgcactccaccAGAGAAATGTTCACTCACTGacagattgtcttcaggttgttgggctgttCGTGACTTTTGGCCGGCGACATCAACACGCTCCTCATGCGATggacagtcttcagtctctgagtaggacagCCAGTGTCGGTTTCTGGATcatataacaaacaaaaaacacaatgagaAATGGaacaaagaaaattttttttactacaactctaaaaacaaacctccattacagaaatgtagggtttcagagatattaatacttacataatcatttttggagcttgaatcttcgaagaatccatggagggatcgggagggggaggttaggctgatgattcatcctcaaccagactggttctaatatatacaaaaaggcaataaaaggattaaaacatgctgcaaaacctATATAAGAAGACCCAAAAGCGGGAATAATGCTCTCAACATAAAGATCTGTTCAATTTAGCCAAGAATTTGACTGAATGTTCACCGGCTcgatttttttccaacatttataCTCCACAaacattcggcatgctaagctaaatatgctaacaccgagccgtGTGGCGAACGTGATGTttatcatacaggttgagcttaactcaaaataatagttataaaccatctcagaaaaaaaaaaaaaaaaaaaaacttaccaagcgcagtaaataaagtaaacagtcctgaaatgacttggcttctgtcgcTTTGCTTCagtgggaatctgtgattctggggcggagtcagtgaattaactcattcagtgttagagccgctgtaggagttcagagttaagaagaaaagagttattgattcaattttaacacctctagatttgatacggaaacactttgttttaacactggattttaactaataatatacaccccagagttacataaacagaaagtgACTCTAAGAGTCAGCGTtgaactggtgacctgtccagtaTGAAACCCGCCTCTCATCTGATGATtgctggagatggacaccacCAGCCCCCTCGctaccctgcaaggatcagtgtgttcagatcatggatggaaagattttaaggtagtttgtctccttaagtccacacttaaaacagcttcatagttgatgccaacatcaactgattctatgacattgctgactatttttttctacttccaacataaacaggcaaagaagacacccataaatgtttttccaccccaggcatccggtcccaattaTCATCAGTTCTGCTGATGTTACatatgtgaccagcaggtggtgaTCTTTTTGAAAGTAACAAGATGCACCAGAACACAGATttagcagtgcacaatattttattaaacaatcctttaaaacatttctttaaaaatgaggcTTCAGGCCTACTACTCAGTCTCTGGAACAAAAGgtacacaaagaaaaaagggagacaAGTTCGATTATTCCAAACAAACCATGCAATACAAATGagtcaaacaaaagaaaacatgcaaaagaaattagtaaaacaaacaaaagaaaacaaatgaatactTCAACAAAACGGTAAAAGAAGATActtaaaacaatggaacaaGTTGTTGTCGTCATTCCAAGTGCCCTACTATGGGGCCACAGGAGTAATaccccgcccacacagcctgCCCAATCCGCAACAGGTTCAGTGGAGAGCGGCCCAAAGAAACAACAggaagacaagacagcagagcgtccaaagcgccgcagctccaaacacaatcagccgcctgaaacagaaaacccattaaccGTGGATacagacaaaagaaatcaaaagccAAATggcaggtagcttacccagggaTGGAGACACAGCCTAAACCGTGAGGGAGCAGATCAACAGGCGCGGACCAGAtggaagccgcacgccacaaCAACCTCCCgctgcagccggcaacgccaGCAGAACAACACTGYAGAAACGCACGACAGGTGTAGcaaccaaaaaccaaccatgatcccagccacggatagcaaaacCGGCACTTACGATCTCAGATGAGCCGATCAAATACCAGACAGCATGCAGCCGCCAATTGTACAGACAGTGGaggaaacaaagacacacacaccttgTAGCGGCCTGCCCAACTTTAAAGGCAtctgccccgcccaccaatcaacggtgcgCCTCTCGCTACACCAGGTACACAGAGTGagggagggtggaacaccatcccaccaaaCCCGACAAAGAGCAGaaagttttcagtcttttgttGGATAGTAAATATTACAgatcatttttctgtcttctttaaaataccaatgCTTTCCCCGTTTAATTGCtccattgttattttttgtaggtttctgtaaggtgcaaTGAGTGGGAATGTTCTGTctttgatcctcactttcatgttttattgtcacacttaaattttcatgttcattgtgttcacttttgatgtgtaaactgataatttatgtgaCGTTAATAAAGTTGAGTAAAACTGGacaattttaaatgttggtaataaaacaaattaattaattaattaattaacttaTGTATACTAAGTACAtaagttgttccaaaaagtACGTtgagtatactaaagtatactaaaagttgtaatttaatactattaattaatttaattaattaattaattaattaatcttagtgtaattaatctttccatgtaattgcagcctaaaacaatgtaagtactgtagtgtaagttatgcatgtaatgtacaaagtatgaataaagactcgtgtaattaaaattgtactttattagcaatagcagtaaatcagaataaaaaagtgtaatttaaatacattactaatatattagtagtatatttaaagcatatttttaatataattctatgatagaattagtacactcaatatggaatatttttggaatatttctgaGTACTACTTAAAAAAGTATAGTAAGTACAtaagttgttccaaaaagtACGTtgagtatactaaagtatactaaaagttgtaatttaatactatttaaatactactaaagtatactaagcacaaaaaattgttccaaaatagtacagtttaagtacatcaaccaaagtatgctaaagtatgttaaacTTTTGTAAactaaagcatacttttttttacttgggtggattttacagtgttttcatAACTTCTCAGCTTAACTCTGAGCTCGCAAAAAGTCTGGTGTCATCTCTGCTTTATGTTATATGGACACAAATGGTTTATGGTTCAGGCAAACCTTTCAAAAATCTTgagaaggacctcgctgcagcaaacagaaaggggcggggacggaccattgtcagtctcataccttatttggaaatggggcCATTGaaatccggaagtgaagggggcacTATTT encodes the following:
- the LOC103472157 gene encoding uncharacterized protein LOC103472157; the encoded protein is MPVHPSQCHLLGPKWDTKFYFFVRFTFGCRSSPGLLNSLSEAQCWILLNVIKLPCVFHLLDDFLLIDPPSHSSRSLSKLKDLFNHVDVPHSKEKTVGPTKILEFLGIILDSKEMVTTLTADKLSQIREISQAYLSAATLSKRQLLSLLGHLNFAMRIIRQGRPFISQLLDLANSVPSLFDQVVLDAGCRSYLWNGISFFYDDAILSADSMQFFTDAAPSAGFGGFFQGSWFTEKWPHSIPKSESSAFDEIVPAACCLWGRQWKSKHIVAFCDNAAVIKAINKGRFLFQIYHAFSTAYYLAICG